The Mucilaginibacter rubeus genomic interval GCCGTGTATGGCGTATTCTTTTTTGGGGGTATAAAACTTTACGTAGTCGCCCATTGCCTCGGCATACAAAATATCGTCGAGCATAAGTTTACGGGTGATATTTGAATCGCGTACGAAAATAAATTCGTCGTTTTTCACCTGCACTTCTTCCTTTCGGCCATCCAATATTTCGCGGGCTTTATTTACAGCCTGTAAAAACCGACCGGGAGTAACCGGCTTAACCAGGTAATCGGCTACGTTAAGTTCAAACGCTTCAACAGCGTATTCTTTTTTTGAAGTAGTAAAAATTACAACTATATCCTTGTTTTTAAGGTTTCGGGTAAGTTCCAAACCGTCCATTCCGGGCATTTCAATATCCAGGAAAAGTAAATCAACGTTTTGGTTTTGAAGATGATTATAAGCCTCCATGGCGGTACAATATTCGCAAATAATATCCAGGTCATTAACCTGGCCGGCCAGATGGCTCAATGTAGCGCGGGCAATGGGATTATCATCAACAATTAAACTGGTCATGAGCGGCTTGAATAATATTGCTAAGATAATCAATTTACTTTTTGCCCATGGCTTTCCGTTTGCATCCGGAAAGCCAATTGAGCTAAAAGCGGTTATTTAATAGGGGGGATTTTATCTAAAGTGCGACCTTAGCATCCAGGCCATGCCTTCGTGCGTTTCCATTAAACCGGTAATAAAATCGCTGGTGCCGGCGTCATTGTACTTGCTAACAAAGGGATCGATATTACCGCGGATAAACTCGATAATGCTTTCATGATCCTCAAGCAGCTCTTTCAAAAAGCCCAGACTATCGTTTTTATGATCAAGCTTTTCGGTTAAATGGGTAAGTTGTAATAACTGGGTTAAAGTAGCAGGTGCATAATGACCAATTTTACGGATACGCTCGGCAACGCTGTCCATGATCTCGTCAAGCTCATTGTACTGTTGTTCAAAAAACACGTGCATTGAGTGAAAATCAGGACCTTCAATGTTCCAATGCGCGTTACGGGTTTTGGTGTACAATAAAAATTCGTCAGCCAATAATTTTGCTAACTGGTCTGAAACGGCCTGGCGGTCTGCTTCGTTAATTCCGATGTTTGCTTTCATGATATTGTGTTTTGTAGGGTTGATACGTTTTCTGTTTTATAACTTACTCATATTTTGATGGATGAGTATAGTTACTAAACAGTCTTTTCACGGGACAATATAGGGTAAATGCTGTTACCTCAAGGTAAAATATTACCGGTGCTATGATAATCATGGCATGAGTATGATAATTCCAGTCAATTGCTGACAGTGCGGGCATTGTAAACACTAATGCCCCGCGTATCACCGCCTCCGTAGTGCTCAGGTTTTCCGGAGCATCATCAGGGAAAAATCGCTTCAGAAAATTATCCAGAACAGGTTTCGGCTGCTTTAGCTCCTGCTGTACGGGGGCTTTCTTTAGTTCGATATCTACTTTATTTCTCTTGCTTTTTGCAAGATCTCTTGGATCGGGCGGTAACTGCAATGTTTTCATGGCATAGCTTTTAAAGTATGACATAAAATTAGCAGCCGGCCATTTAGTACATGCGCTAAATTCGTTGAGCGGGCAAAAACAATCGTTAAAAGCCGTATTTAAACAAATCGTGTTTAAACCGCTATCAGGTCAGGAGCATTTCTATATGGTCGATACCGTCCTCGTCATAAATCTCGCCCTCCATTTTGAAGCCTAATTGCTTGTAAAACTTAACGGCATAGTATTGGGCACCTATCCGGATAGGCACATCGCCATAAAGGTTTTTAGCTGCATCTATAGCCGCCTGTGTCAGTATTTTACCAACACCAGTGCCGCGCACTTTTTTACTGCTTACTATACGCCCTATTGATGCTTCGGTATATGATTTACCCGCCGGAACAATACGGGCGTAGGCCACCAATTCCTGCTCATCATCAAATAATAACAGGTGATGGCAGGCGTAGTCCTTATCATCAGCATCTAAAAACACACAATTTTGCTCAACCACAAATATCTCGCTCCGGAGTTTCAACAGCTGGTATAGCTCGGTAACTGTTAAATCATTGAAGGCTTTGCAAATTTGAGTATAGTTCATGGTCCTTTGTATTTATGGCAAGTGCGCAGGGTTTGTTTATGGGTACTAAAGTAAATATTTCTGATAATATGGGGAGTGATGTAGCTAAATGATCCCATTCAGAGTTCTGCATCAGGTACGAAGTAATGTCATCCTGAGTGGGAGAAAATAGAGATCTGCGAAGGTCAAATGACATATCCACCGCGTCATTGCGAGGCACGAAGCAATCGCACGGAAGCATAGTTACTCTGTATAGTATGCGATTGCCGCGCTTCGCTCGCAATGACATGTTTTATAAAAAGTCAGTACTCATACAAAAGCCCAACCTGCTTTAAACAAGTTGGGCTTTTTTGAAAGCGCTTTATCCTGTTATTTCTTATAAGTGATCTTATAAATAGTTCCTTTAACATCATCGCTTACATAAAGCGAACCATCGGGGCCTTGCGCAAGCCCGCATGGACGGTGTTCGGCTTTTCCCGGAGATGTTTCTTCGGCGGTGCCTGCGAAGCCGTCGGCAAATACTTCCCATTTACCGTCGGGTTTGCCATCCTTAAATGGCTGGAAAACCACAAAGTAACCGGCCTGCGGTTCGGGTGCTCTATTCCATGAACCATGGAAAGCGATGAAAGCCCCATTTTTATATTTTTCCGGAAATTGGTTGCCGGTATAAAACAACAAGCCATCGGGTGCAAGGTGACCGGGATATGCTGCTACCGGTTCGGCATACTTGGCGTCTGCTTCGATTTCTCCATCGCCACCATACTCAGGGCCTTTTATTTTTTTGTGTTTAACGTCATCATAATACATATAGGGCCAGCCGGCATTGTCACCCTCTTTCAAAGCATACATACATTCGGCCGGTAGCAGGGCCGATTGCTGGGTGGTATAATATTTAGGAAACAGGTCGTGCAAAGCGTCGCGACCGTGCTGCATTACAAATAGCTGGTTATCCTGCTGGTTCCAGTCGAGCCCAACTACATTACGCAAGCCTGTAGCGAAGCGTACGCCATCACGTTGTTTTTGGTTGATCTTATCTGTTTTAAAACGCCAGATACCACCTGCAGAATCAAGAATAGGGCAACCTGTTTTCTGCGGATCAAATTCCGAACAAATATTTGAATACGCACCGATATTCACATACAGGTTCCCGTCATTATCAAACGCGATAGCCTTGGGTTTATGTGCCCGTTTAGATACTAAGCCGCTCACAACAATTTCAGGGTGTTCCGGATCAACTACTTCCTGATTGGCATTTAGCTTGAAGCGATAAACGGCCTTATCCGACGAAGCATATAAATATCCATTATTGATACGGATGCCTGTACCTGAGAAATTACCAAAACTGGTTTTAACATCCGCCTTATCACCATTGTCATGCAAAACCACAATGCCTTTACCGTTTTTCAAACCCTCCAGATGTACATAAATGTCATTGTTGGGAGTTACCACCATGTGCCTTGCGCTACCTAAATTATCGGCTATTACGGCGGCGCTAAATCCATCAGGAATTTTAAGACCTGCATTAGCAGGCAGGTGCTGATCGTTTTTAGTAAGCCTGAACGAGGCAAGCCCGCCTATCGCCATTAGCGACAAGCCAAGCAACAAGGTTGTTCTTTGATTCATAAAAGCAGATTTTGGTTAGGCTAATTTAACGATTCGCCCGGTGAATAGCGCTACCCCCTCCCCTGTAATATTTCAGTTATATTTTACTGCTTGCTTAGGGTGTACACATCCCTCATACCGGTGGCGTAACTCTTAGAAATGATTATTTTATTGCCAGATGCTGCAATATCATAATCGCCATTTAGGATCAGCGACCAGTCAAACTCGGCTGTCCAGGCCGATTCATTTTTAAAATTGATCTTGTTGCCGTTTATAATAAATGAACCATAATTTAAGGCCGGATACTTGACTATACTTGATTGGCCATTCCAAGCATCTTCATTAAAACTGAGGCTTACATTTGATACAACACCTGTGCCCGAAACCTTTCTTTGAAAAGTACCGGCATAAGTTCCGTTTAATTTTAGCACTTGCGTATTATCATTCTTTTTGCATGAACTTACAGCAGCAGCAATCAATAAAATAAAGGCGAGTAATTGTTTCATAATTTTAGGTTTTCAATTAATTACGAAAGCATCTGATATAATGCTACAGAGTCAGGAAAAAAGCCCCAAACAAGAGTTTCTGAAGCCTTTTTTTCCACAAACGTTAATTCAGTTCCGGTAATAATTTATTTTCGCAGCCTGATAATTAACTATTCTAATACCCAACATGTCTGCATCTCATTCCCTGTCGCCGGTACAGGCCGATCTTGTACGAATTGTTTCAAAATATGTGCTGCTTGAAGAAAGCCGGAGAAATTTAAAAGGCCGCTGCCCTTTTCATAAAGACCAGGCCACCTCACTCATGGTATCCCCCGAAAAAAATATTTTTCAATGCTTTGGCTGCGGCAAAGGCGGTGGCCCGGTTGAATTTGTAATGGCTATTGAACACAAAACCCGTGAAGAGGCTATTCAAATGATAGCTGCAAGTCATGCGTAAAGTTTCCCGCTTTTAAGTAATAAAAATAATGTCATTGCGCAGCGTGGCAATCTCGTAGCCAGTGCATGACCGATTTGTATAGCTAAGAGATTGTCGGCTGTTCGAAGTCTATGACTTCGAATTCGATATGCCTGTAGTCTGCAACTACAGGCACAAGAATCAAAAGACTATGATACA includes:
- a CDS encoding DUF2892 domain-containing protein produces the protein MKTLQLPPDPRDLAKSKRNKVDIELKKAPVQQELKQPKPVLDNFLKRFFPDDAPENLSTTEAVIRGALVFTMPALSAIDWNYHTHAMIIIAPVIFYLEVTAFTLYCPVKRLFSNYTHPSKYE
- a CDS encoding GNAT family N-acetyltransferase, whose translation is MNYTQICKAFNDLTVTELYQLLKLRSEIFVVEQNCVFLDADDKDYACHHLLLFDDEQELVAYARIVPAGKSYTEASIGRIVSSKKVRGTGVGKILTQAAIDAAKNLYGDVPIRIGAQYYAVKFYKQLGFKMEGEIYDEDGIDHIEMLLT
- a CDS encoding LytR/AlgR family response regulator transcription factor; protein product: MTSLIVDDNPIARATLSHLAGQVNDLDIICEYCTAMEAYNHLQNQNVDLLFLDIEMPGMDGLELTRNLKNKDIVVIFTTSKKEYAVEAFELNVADYLVKPVTPGRFLQAVNKAREILDGRKEEVQVKNDEFIFVRDSNITRKLMLDDILYAEAMGDYVKFYTPKKEYAIHGTLKSAEEKLPSSRFIRVHRSYIIALDKIDTLQDGGLVIAGKFLPVADAYRKTLNSRMNVF
- a CDS encoding CHC2 zinc finger domain-containing protein, translating into MSASHSLSPVQADLVRIVSKYVLLEESRRNLKGRCPFHKDQATSLMVSPEKNIFQCFGCGKGGGPVEFVMAIEHKTREEAIQMIAASHA
- a CDS encoding Dps family protein: MKANIGINEADRQAVSDQLAKLLADEFLLYTKTRNAHWNIEGPDFHSMHVFFEQQYNELDEIMDSVAERIRKIGHYAPATLTQLLQLTHLTEKLDHKNDSLGFLKELLEDHESIIEFIRGNIDPFVSKYNDAGTSDFITGLMETHEGMAWMLRSHFR
- a CDS encoding PQQ-dependent sugar dehydrogenase codes for the protein MNQRTTLLLGLSLMAIGGLASFRLTKNDQHLPANAGLKIPDGFSAAVIADNLGSARHMVVTPNNDIYVHLEGLKNGKGIVVLHDNGDKADVKTSFGNFSGTGIRINNGYLYASSDKAVYRFKLNANQEVVDPEHPEIVVSGLVSKRAHKPKAIAFDNDGNLYVNIGAYSNICSEFDPQKTGCPILDSAGGIWRFKTDKINQKQRDGVRFATGLRNVVGLDWNQQDNQLFVMQHGRDALHDLFPKYYTTQQSALLPAECMYALKEGDNAGWPYMYYDDVKHKKIKGPEYGGDGEIEADAKYAEPVAAYPGHLAPDGLLFYTGNQFPEKYKNGAFIAFHGSWNRAPEPQAGYFVVFQPFKDGKPDGKWEVFADGFAGTAEETSPGKAEHRPCGLAQGPDGSLYVSDDVKGTIYKITYKK